One part of the Papilio machaon chromosome 5, ilPapMach1.1, whole genome shotgun sequence genome encodes these proteins:
- the LOC123720992 gene encoding eye-specific diacylglycerol kinase-like, whose product MHRLRTTFKRSRTPTPADMKTQSSLEVPKQVRSASFDEIQLEAARGPGGGGGLLAVPQPGARSRSFDSAGSDDSGTYLEVPRLWSRRRSGKSTPPPCVHCRHMETWLARRSEERVTPERPPASSSAEDDDDDDDSETDSPRVLLTPVPPSRTLLPAPQSPPPSPGAPSFELQPPSDEPPILPQRRKSISRQEAFFVEPTGSSLENVRASEQDANGTARDTFVHDIYLAVPELKRDRAASVDSCFSKVSGGARAEELSSTGDSLTVPGNNLRSRSVDIVLPTAEQSRYKALALTSSQTPAPLQHQGPEEADVIILQPLDESKITSKDLTPVADPVPQQLRGFHMPKIYRNRDNIVEYHDCYKDSVDQSTELSTQEPYMSFTKKAIATAKAQAQDKLYESLNSPPGQKRLFRIARERERNARDVNHIKCIKDDEGNVLADDNDIKQR is encoded by the exons ATGCACAGGCTGCGCACCACCTTCAAGCGCTCTCGCACGCCCACGCCAGCAGACATGAAGACGCAAAGCAGCCTCGAGGTGCCCAAGCAG GTGCGATCTGCGTCTTTCGATGAGATCCAGCTGGAGGCGGCACGCGGGCCGGGCGGTGGCGGCGGTTTGTTAGCGGTGCCGCAGCCCGGTGCACGTAGCCGCTCCTTTGACTCCGCCGGTTCCGACGACTCCGGCACTTATCTCGAG GTTCCACGTCTCTGGTCTAGACGTAGATCTGGTAAGAGCACGCCACCACCATGCGTGCACTGCCGTCACATGGAGACGTGGCTGGCGCGCCGCAGCGAGGAGCGCGTCACGCCCGAACGTCCGCCTGCTTCCTCCTCCGCTGAGGATGACGACGATGACGACGACAGTGAGACAGACTCTCCGAGAGTTCTCCTGACTCCGGTACCACCGTCCAGGACTCTACTCCCGGCGCCGCAGTCACCGCCGCCATCGCCCGGCGCACCGTCCTTTGAACTGCAACCGCCCAGCGATGAACCACCTATTCTACCACAAAGACGAAAGTCAATATCTAGACAGGAAGCCTTTTTCGTTGAGCCGACTGGAAGTTCCTTAGAAAATGTTAGAGCGTCCGAACAGGACGCCAACGGTACAGCCAGAGATACGTTCGTACACGACATATACCTCGCCGTGCCCGAGTTAAAACGTGACCGCGCCGCCTCCGTCGACTCGTGTTTCTCGAAAGTATCAGGCGGTGCTCGCGCAGAGGAACTCAGCAGCACTGGTGATTCGTTGACAGTGCCCGGTAACAACTTACGATCGCGATCTGTGGATATTGTGCTTCCTACCGCCGAACAAAGCCGATACAAGGCGCTCGCGTTGACCTCTTCGCAGACGCCGGCACCCCTACAACATCAGGGACCTGAAGAGGCCGATGTTATTATTCTACAACCTCTTGACGAAAG caaaatcacGTCTAAAGACTTGACTCCTGTAGCGGATCCTGTACCTCAGCAGCTTCGTGGGTTCCACATGCCAAAGATTTATAGAAATCGTGATAATATTGTGGAATATCATGACTGTTACAAAGACTCAGTAGATCAGAGTACAGAGCTTTCGACACAGGAACCG TACATGTCATTTACTAAGAAAGCCATCGCAACTGCTAAGGCACAGgcacaagataaattatatgaatcccTGAACAGCCCGCCGGGACAAAAACGCCTGTTCCGTATAgcaagagagagagaaaggaaTGCAAGAGATGTAAACCACATCAAGTGTATTAAAGACGATGAAGGAAATGTATTGGcggatgataatgatattaaacagCGTTGA